A stretch of Kryptolebias marmoratus isolate JLee-2015 linkage group LG24, ASM164957v2, whole genome shotgun sequence DNA encodes these proteins:
- the LOC108249797 gene encoding complement factor H-like translates to MHTISKIWVLLLWTQTLSFVKCRDCTLQQFLSGPIYDSNFDTTGMDAMYRAGKQVSVPCNIGYTGFLQLICTEGNWIHKGSKCRPKSCGHPGDAQFADFELEIGDDFVFGSQVLYKCQTGYHMVSRTFRRRCLADGWGGVIPVCEENACEIGVLHPHLFIAGMPPTKKSMNAGHKLRFLCGPDYELDGSEEIECLQTGQWTSSFPTCSGSSGCRTPPPLEDGDTVVIIKQEYEHNEKVQYVCQQSYVMEGGPYKTCNGGVWTGDIRCLKPCTVNTAEMNRRNIEFRYGYENKLYAPHNGYLTFSCKGGTRQVGSESMRRKCTDGQINLPTCQ, encoded by the exons ATGCACACAATCTCCAAGATCTGGGTCCTACTTTTGTGGACGCAAACACTGAGCTTTGTGAAATGCCGAG ATTGTACCCTTCAGCAGTTTTTATCTGGGCCCATCTATGATTCAAATTTTGACACAACTGGTATGGATGCAATGTACAGGGCTGGAAAACAAGTGAGTGTTCCCTGCAATATTGGCTACACTGGCTTTTTGCAGCTGATCTGTACTGAGGGAAACTGGATACATAAAGGCTCAAAATGCCGAC CAAAATCGTGCGGTCATCCCGGCGATGCCCAGTTTGCAGATTTTGAACTTGAGATAGGAGACGATTTCGTCTTTGGGTCACAAGTACTTTATAAGTGCCAAACAGG TTATCATATGGTCAGTCGGACATTTCGTCGGCGTTGCTTGGCAGATGGCTGGGGTGGCGTCATTCCGGTGTGTGAAG aaaatgcttGTGAAATTGGGGTGCTGCACCCTCATCTGTTCATAGCTGGAATGCCACCAACAAAGAAATCAATGAACGCAGGACACAAACTACGCTTCCTCTGTGGTCCTGATTATGAACTGGACGGCTCAGAGGAAATTGAATGCTTACAAACTGGACAGTGGACTTCTTCCTTCCCAACATGCTCTG GTTCTTCTGGTTGTAGGACACCACCACCACTTGAAGATGGAGACACTGTAGTGATTATTAAACAAGAATACGAACACAATGAAAAAGTTCAGTACGTGTGTCAGCAGAGTTACGTTATGGAGGGTGGGCCGTATAAAACCTGTAACGGAGGCGTATGGACTGGAGACATAAGATGCCTCA agccGTGCACTGTGAATACTGCAGAGATGAACAGACGTAACATTGAATTTAGATATGGTTATGAAAACAAGTTATATGCACCACATAATGGTTACCTTACATTTTCCTGTAAAGGTGGGACAAGACAAGTTGGCTCAGAGTCAATGCGTAGAAAGTGCACTGATGGTCAGATAAACCTGCCCACCTGTCAGTGA